One window of Halonatronomonas betaini genomic DNA carries:
- the uvrC gene encoding excinuclease ABC subunit UvrC, whose product MAEIEEQLKELPDSPGVYLMKNKSREIIYVGKAKSLRNRVRSYFRKGNHTYKNTILIRHIDDFNYIVTDTEVEAYILEANLIKKYNPKFNIRLKDDKSYPYLKITTQDDFPRIFKTRIVKKDGNKYFGPYADVDAIYKTIDLLKDIFKLRTCKKEIIAGKPESRPCLNFHINKCSGPCIGEISKEEYRRDIELIADFLAGRQGNLIKLVTEKMEETAANQEYEKAAFYRDGRKALKEMARQQKIITGDDGNRDVMAIATEPESDTACAQILIVRHGRLIGQDYILLEGAADTEEEELLSSFITQYYTQNQDIPEEILTYQRPVNQNKLKEFLSSQKGFKVRLHYPEKGEKKRLTDMARRNAEQNLKRSLIKKRYQQEKSAKELSQLQEYLELENKPFHIEGFDISNIQGTDTVASLVVFKHGEPAKDQYRRFKIKTVSGPDDFASMKEVIKRRYSRILEEGRKLPDLILIDGGKGQLSVAVEVLDKLGLAQLDIIGLAKREEEVFLPDRYEPVILPVNSPGLHLLQRVRDEAHRFAVNYHRKLRSRRLTHSMLDQIPGVGPSRRKSLLEHFGSLAEIRSASIEKLTEVSGISDATAEKIYNYLQEHVKPG is encoded by the coding sequence ATGGCTGAAATAGAAGAACAGTTAAAGGAACTTCCAGATAGCCCTGGGGTATATTTGATGAAGAATAAATCCAGGGAGATAATCTATGTTGGCAAGGCTAAATCCCTCCGGAACCGGGTTAGATCATATTTTAGAAAAGGTAATCATACCTATAAAAATACTATTCTGATCAGACATATTGATGATTTTAATTATATTGTTACTGATACTGAGGTTGAGGCTTATATTTTAGAGGCTAATCTGATTAAGAAATATAATCCTAAATTTAATATTAGGTTGAAGGATGATAAGTCTTATCCTTATTTAAAGATAACAACCCAGGATGATTTTCCCAGGATCTTTAAGACCAGGATAGTTAAAAAGGATGGTAACAAGTATTTCGGACCATATGCTGATGTTGATGCTATTTATAAAACTATTGATCTTTTGAAGGATATCTTTAAATTGAGAACCTGTAAAAAAGAGATAATTGCAGGCAAACCTGAATCCAGACCCTGTCTTAATTTTCATATCAATAAATGTTCTGGACCCTGTATCGGTGAAATCTCAAAAGAAGAGTACCGTAGAGATATTGAATTGATTGCGGATTTTTTAGCCGGGAGGCAGGGTAATCTGATTAAGCTGGTGACAGAAAAGATGGAGGAAACTGCAGCAAATCAGGAATATGAGAAGGCAGCTTTTTATAGAGATGGCCGAAAAGCTTTAAAAGAGATGGCCAGACAGCAGAAGATTATCACTGGTGATGATGGCAATAGAGATGTAATGGCGATTGCAACTGAGCCAGAAAGTGATACAGCCTGTGCTCAGATTTTAATTGTTCGCCATGGAAGACTGATTGGCCAGGATTATATTCTTTTAGAAGGTGCCGCTGATACTGAAGAAGAGGAGTTGCTCAGTTCTTTTATTACTCAGTATTATACTCAAAATCAGGATATACCTGAAGAGATATTGACTTATCAAAGGCCTGTCAATCAAAATAAACTAAAAGAGTTTCTTAGTAGCCAAAAAGGTTTTAAAGTTAGATTGCATTATCCTGAAAAAGGTGAGAAGAAAAGATTAACTGATATGGCCAGGAGAAATGCTGAGCAGAATTTAAAAAGATCATTAATTAAAAAGCGTTATCAGCAGGAAAAGTCTGCAAAAGAATTAAGCCAATTGCAGGAATATCTGGAACTTGAGAATAAACCATTTCATATTGAAGGTTTTGATATTTCTAATATCCAGGGGACAGACACAGTTGCCTCTCTGGTAGTTTTTAAGCATGGTGAGCCTGCCAAGGACCAATATAGACGTTTTAAGATAAAGACAGTTTCTGGCCCTGATGATTTTGCCAGTATGAAAGAGGTTATAAAAAGAAGATATTCTCGGATTTTAGAAGAAGGCAGGAAACTTCCTGATTTAATTTTGATTGATGGAGGAAAGGGACAACTTAGTGTTGCTGTTGAAGTACTTGATAAATTGGGACTGGCTCAGCTTGATATTATTGGATTGGCTAAAAGAGAGGAAGAAGTATTTCTGCCAGACCGATATGAGCCTGTAATCTTACCTGTTAATTCACCTGGTCTTCATCTTTTACAGAGAGTTCGGGATGAGGCTCACAGGTTTGCAGTTAATTATCATAGAAAGCTTAGAAGCCGGAGGCTTACTCATAGCATGCTTGATCAAATTCCAGGGGTTGGGCCTTCTCGTCGGAAAAGCTTACTCGAACATTTTGGATCTCTGGCTGAAATCAGATCTGCCAGCATAGAAAAATTGACTGAAGTATCTGGTATAAGTGATGCAACGGCAGAAAAAATATATAATTATCTGCAGGAGCATGTTAAACCAGGTTGA
- a CDS encoding 4Fe-4S binding protein — protein sequence MAYVISDDCISCGACEPECPVEAISEGDSIYVIDADTCIDCGACEPVCPVDAISPE from the coding sequence ATGGCTTATGTGATTTCTGATGATTGTATTTCCTGTGGCGCCTGTGAACCAGAATGTCCTGTAGAGGCAATCAGTGAAGGAGATTCAATATATGTTATCGACGCTGATACCTGTATAGATTGTGGTGCCTGTGAACCTGTATGCCCAGTTGATGCTATTAGCCCTGAATAA
- the glyA gene encoding serine hydroxymethyltransferase: MKEIKKVDPEIADIINEEQDRQDNNIELIASENFVSEAVKEAAGSCMTNKYAEGYPGKRYYGGCEVVDKAERLAIERAKELFDADHANVQPHSGSQANQAVYFATLSPGDTVLAMDLTHGGHLTHGSPVNMSGEYYNFVHYGVDKNKEVIDFEQVKMLAEEYQPKMIVAGASAYPRIINFKKFRKIADEVGAYFMVDMAHIAGLVATGLHPNPVEEADFVTTTTHKTLRGTRGGLILCKEEYAKKIDKAIFPGIQGGPLMHIIASKAVSFKEALSEEFAEYQEKVVRNARALGEKLQDYGMRLVSGGTDNHLLLVDLTNMDITGKEAEEALDKVAITVNKNTIPFETRSPFVTSGIRIGTPAVTTRGMGEEEMKQIGEFMYETLKNYDNDDRLAEIKKDVLALTNEFK; encoded by the coding sequence TTGAAAGAAATTAAAAAGGTTGACCCGGAGATTGCAGATATTATTAATGAGGAACAGGATCGACAGGATAATAATATTGAGTTAATTGCATCCGAGAACTTTGTTAGTGAAGCTGTTAAAGAAGCAGCTGGTTCCTGTATGACTAATAAATATGCTGAAGGTTATCCTGGCAAGAGATATTATGGTGGATGTGAAGTGGTTGATAAAGCTGAAAGGCTTGCTATTGAGAGAGCAAAAGAACTATTTGATGCTGACCATGCTAATGTACAGCCTCATTCAGGCTCCCAGGCCAATCAGGCAGTTTATTTTGCAACTCTCTCACCTGGAGATACTGTCCTGGCAATGGATTTAACCCATGGAGGTCACTTAACCCACGGTAGTCCTGTTAACATGTCTGGAGAATATTATAATTTTGTTCATTATGGTGTTGATAAGAACAAAGAAGTTATAGATTTTGAACAGGTTAAGATGCTTGCTGAAGAATATCAACCTAAAATGATTGTTGCAGGTGCAAGTGCTTATCCCAGGATTATTAATTTTAAGAAGTTTAGAAAGATTGCTGATGAAGTTGGAGCTTACTTTATGGTTGATATGGCTCATATTGCCGGGCTTGTTGCAACTGGTCTTCATCCAAATCCTGTGGAAGAAGCTGATTTTGTTACGACAACAACTCATAAAACTTTAAGAGGTACCAGAGGTGGCTTGATACTCTGTAAAGAGGAGTATGCCAAAAAGATTGACAAAGCTATTTTTCCTGGAATTCAGGGTGGACCATTAATGCATATTATTGCTTCAAAAGCGGTTTCCTTTAAAGAGGCACTTAGCGAAGAATTTGCAGAATATCAGGAGAAAGTTGTTAGAAATGCAAGGGCATTAGGTGAAAAATTACAGGATTATGGTATGAGACTTGTTTCTGGTGGAACAGATAATCACTTACTGTTAGTTGATCTAACTAATATGGATATTACAGGTAAAGAAGCTGAAGAGGCTTTAGATAAAGTTGCAATTACTGTTAATAAGAATACTATTCCCTTTGAAACCAGGAGCCCTTTTGTAACCAGTGGAATTAGAATTGGAACTCCAGCTGTAACAACCAGGGGTATGGGTGAAGAAGAGATGAAACAGATCGGTGAATTTATGTATGAAACATTAAAGAACTATGATAATGATGATAGATTAGCAGAAATTAAAAAGGATGTCCTTGCCTTAACGAATGAATTTAAATAA
- a CDS encoding Cof-type HAD-IIB family hydrolase translates to MNYKMIAIDLDNTLLTSEKNIDQETIDLIKKADEAGKKVILATGRMFEAAVNFLEELELNTPLITYNGALIKNKDGKVIQENLISDELTKEVVEFAEDFGLHIQYYSEGNYYYRWENNYAREYGEITGLTGIETRVKLQNYIEKPALKLLVIEEEEKRREYFKKELYKYYKHRLSISSSMETYIEITASNVNKGRALADLADSYNILPEEIIAVGDGYNDLPMLEMAGLGVAMENASEKVRAKADRITQSNDDQGVAKVLEYLLSCNERA, encoded by the coding sequence ATGAATTATAAAATGATTGCAATTGATCTAGATAATACATTATTAACTTCTGAGAAAAATATTGACCAGGAGACGATCGATTTAATTAAAAAAGCAGATGAAGCCGGCAAGAAGGTTATACTGGCTACTGGAAGAATGTTTGAGGCAGCAGTTAATTTTCTTGAAGAGCTTGAGTTAAATACTCCTTTAATAACATATAATGGGGCTCTTATAAAGAATAAGGACGGAAAGGTAATACAGGAAAATTTGATTTCTGATGAATTAACTAAAGAGGTTGTTGAATTTGCAGAAGACTTTGGTTTGCATATTCAGTATTACAGTGAGGGAAATTATTATTATCGCTGGGAAAATAATTATGCCAGAGAATATGGGGAAATTACTGGTCTAACAGGGATTGAAACCAGAGTTAAATTGCAAAATTATATTGAAAAACCTGCTCTTAAATTATTAGTTATTGAGGAAGAAGAGAAAAGAAGGGAATATTTTAAAAAAGAATTATATAAGTATTACAAACATCGTTTAAGTATATCTTCATCTATGGAAACATATATAGAAATTACTGCATCCAATGTAAATAAGGGCAGGGCATTAGCTGATCTGGCTGATAGCTATAATATTTTACCAGAAGAAATAATAGCTGTTGGTGATGGTTATAACGATCTTCCGATGCTTGAAATGGCGGGTTTAGGAGTGGCGATGGAAAATGCTTCTGAAAAAGTCAGGGCAAAGGCTGATAGAATTACCCAATCAAATGATGATCAAGGGGTTGCTAAAGTATTAGAGTATCTATTATCTTGCAATGAAAGGGCATAG
- a CDS encoding ROK family protein has translation MANYFVGVDLGGTKILTAVADQKGNILADVKMATEVEKGEEHIINNIDKSIRTAVGKAELGLEEIKRIGVGSPGPLSIKKGIVYETSNLPFENFPIVEMLESKVNIPVVLENDANAAALGEKLFGAGIDSEFMAYITISTGIGGGLVFGEKVFHGSNDGAGEVGHMIIEPSGPTCGFGQHRGCLEAMASGTAIIRDVKNELRNDLNKSLKNYQGKIEDIDGYDIAKAARDGDELAIKIYQEAGRYLGIGVANLINLFNPDTIVFGGGVMKAKELFWSEMKKSVRDNALRASANDCSFLEAVLGDNTGVIGAIAVAIKG, from the coding sequence ATGGCTAATTATTTTGTTGGTGTTGATTTAGGGGGAACTAAAATATTAACTGCTGTTGCTGACCAGAAGGGTAATATTCTGGCAGATGTTAAAATGGCAACTGAAGTTGAAAAGGGCGAAGAACATATAATAAATAATATTGATAAAAGCATAAGAACAGCAGTTGGCAAGGCTGAATTAGGTCTGGAAGAAATAAAAAGAATTGGAGTTGGCAGTCCTGGGCCTCTTAGTATTAAAAAGGGGATAGTTTATGAAACTTCTAATCTTCCCTTTGAGAACTTTCCAATTGTTGAGATGCTTGAATCAAAAGTTAATATACCGGTTGTGCTTGAAAATGATGCAAATGCTGCTGCTCTAGGAGAAAAACTATTTGGGGCAGGTATTGATAGTGAGTTTATGGCATATATTACAATTAGTACAGGTATTGGTGGAGGCCTGGTTTTTGGTGAAAAAGTTTTTCACGGCAGCAATGATGGAGCAGGTGAAGTAGGTCATATGATAATTGAACCATCAGGACCTACCTGTGGTTTTGGTCAGCATAGAGGTTGTCTTGAGGCGATGGCATCAGGGACTGCTATTATCAGGGATGTCAAAAATGAATTAAGAAATGACTTAAATAAATCTCTTAAAAATTATCAGGGTAAGATTGAGGATATTGATGGTTATGATATTGCTAAAGCAGCCAGAGATGGTGATGAACTGGCAATTAAAATTTATCAGGAGGCTGGCAGATATCTCGGGATTGGAGTGGCTAATTTAATTAATCTCTTTAATCCTGATACAATAGTATTTGGCGGGGGAGTAATGAAGGCCAAGGAATTATTCTGGTCTGAAATGAAAAAATCTGTAAGAGACAATGCATTGAGGGCTTCTGCCAATGACTGTAGTTTTTTAGAGGCTGTATTAGGAGATAATACCGGTGTGATTGGAGCAATAGCGGTAGCTATAAAGGGGTGA
- the hprK gene encoding HPr(Ser) kinase/phosphatase — protein MVDKKPSVTVKEIQEELSISLLAGENNIDRKIEVSDLKRPGIELAGYWKHFVPERIHILGTTEISFLEGLAEDILKERLEKFYSLDPRAVIVTRNIKPMGQLIDLANKYNIPLLQSEISTTRFISRLTAFLEDKLAPIIIEHGVLVDIYGLGILIRGKSGIGKSETAVELIKRGHRLVADDKINIRAIGERELIGTAPESIKHFLEMRGIGIINVKRLFGAGAVKDFTRIDMVVHLDKWKDDKSYERLGLDSYETDILGISIPELTIPVRPGRNIALVLEVAAMNHRLNTMGYNAAEDLTEKIKKKES, from the coding sequence TTGGTAGATAAAAAGCCATCTGTAACTGTTAAAGAAATTCAAGAAGAATTATCTATTAGTTTACTTGCTGGAGAAAATAATATTGATAGAAAAATTGAGGTTAGTGATTTAAAGCGGCCAGGTATTGAACTGGCTGGATACTGGAAGCATTTTGTGCCTGAGCGAATACATATTTTAGGTACAACTGAAATATCATTTTTAGAAGGTCTTGCTGAGGATATTTTAAAAGAACGGCTTGAAAAATTTTATAGCTTAGATCCCAGAGCTGTTATTGTGACTAGAAATATAAAACCTATGGGTCAGTTAATAGACCTTGCCAATAAATATAATATACCACTTTTGCAGTCTGAGATCTCAACAACCAGATTTATAAGCAGACTGACGGCCTTTTTAGAAGATAAATTAGCTCCTATTATTATAGAACACGGGGTTTTAGTTGATATATACGGATTAGGAATTTTAATTCGAGGAAAAAGCGGGATTGGTAAAAGCGAGACAGCTGTAGAATTAATAAAGAGAGGACATCGGCTTGTTGCTGATGATAAAATAAATATTAGAGCTATAGGTGAAAGAGAGTTAATAGGGACTGCACCTGAATCGATTAAGCATTTTCTTGAGATGCGAGGAATTGGAATTATTAATGTTAAGAGGTTATTTGGGGCTGGAGCAGTTAAAGATTTTACCAGAATCGATATGGTTGTTCATCTGGATAAGTGGAAAGATGACAAAAGCTATGAAAGACTTGGTCTTGATAGTTATGAGACTGATATTCTTGGTATAAGTATTCCAGAATTAACGATACCGGTTAGGCCAGGCAGAAATATAGCTCTAGTACTTGAAGTTGCAGCAATGAATCACCGTTTAAATACAATGGGATATAACGCTGCTGAAGATTTGACGGAGAAAATTAAGAAGAAGGAAAGTTAG